In Tetrapisispora phaffii CBS 4417 chromosome 6, complete genome, a single genomic region encodes these proteins:
- the SEC72 gene encoding Sec63 complex subunit SEC72 (similar to Saccharomyces cerevisiae SEC72 (YLR292C); ancestral locus Anc_6.89): MSTDLVYNTNSKQISLDESIGTSDISDATNTNIRQINKLTTAIIAESNPNFTPQPSDNLSKMIKSMFETGIKNLKQNKMQEALKNISLALEMSQRKRAPYEAFQIQLQDMQFMLRQKIDIELILGKNLDAIQDLDMLLNTGMLDPELFLRKTDAYLKLKQYKLAISDCERGLSLFPANPKLRVMLLEAKRRFADYNGDI; this comes from the coding sequence ATGTCCACCGATTTAGTATATAACACCAATTCTAAACAAATTTCTCTGGATGAGTCAATCGGTACCTCTGATATCAGTGATGCAACTAACACCAATATCAGACAGATAAATAAGCTGACCACTGCTATTATTGCCGAATCTAATCCAAATTTCACACCACAACCAAGTGACAATTTATCTAAAATGATCAAATCTATGTTTGAGACAGGTATCAAGAATTTGAAGCAGAATAAAATGCAAGAGGCATTGAAGAATATTAGCCTAGCATTGGAAATGTCCCAAAGAAAAAGAGCGCCATATGAGGCTTTCCAGATTCAATTACAAGATATGCAATTCATGTTACGTCAAAAGATCgatattgaattaatattgGGTAAAAACCTAGACGCGATTCAAGATCTTGATATGCTCCTAAACACAGGTATGTTAGATCCTGAACTTTTCTTGAGAAAAACTGATGCCTATTTAAAGTTGAAGCAATACAAATTAGCCATTTCTGATTGCGAGAGAGGTTTAAGTTTATTTCCAGCTAATCCAAAACTAAGAGTCATGTTGCTGGAGGCTAAGAGACGTTTTGCTGATTACAATGGtgatatataa
- the TPHA0F02770 gene encoding uncharacterized protein (ancestral locus Anc_6.91) — MADSHFNPKKYNNIDDALKYVNEQLSLKGYFDTHNGHTNGPDSNMKLLQLNNSIDDNKLIINTINKLLQSINTKNKQLEQINIEKNNLQDRLEKEIKEKTYINEKLIQFQKNTTHNRGNIQKPVHNKKLTVAKDSKYKNDLIALQKYSKINVNKLQNTIDELRNSLLSTKMRKSNPGSNDLTWKIDKDITTKEDIQKQDTAPQEHVYKKYHDLIKLRLELVKFLNEVNKLTYQKNIHHFTRLNIDFIETSSIDEENSDSTKFSLKSFENDPEVYELITDFIEIINLTNKEYIE; from the coding sequence ATGGCAGATTCACACTTTAACCCAAAAAAGTACAATAATATAGACGATGCTTTGAAATATGTCAACGAGCAATTATCATTGAAAGGGTATTTCGACACTCACAATGGCCATACGAATGGACCAGACTCTAATATGAAACTacttcaattgaataattcaataGATGATAACAAACTTATCATTAATAcaatcaataaattattgcaaagtataaatacaaaaaataagCAATTGGAACAAATTAATATcgaaaaaaataatctGCAGGATCGTTTGGAGaaagaaatcaaagaaaaaacatatataaatgaaaaattgatcCAATTCCAAAAAAATACTACTCATAACCGTGGGAATATACAGAAACCAGttcataataaaaaattgacCGTTGCAAAAGATTctaaatacaaaaatgatttaatagcactacaaaaatattcaaagattaacgttaataaattacaaaatacAATCGATGAGTTGCGAAATAGTTTATTATCGACCAAGATGAGAAAATCAAATCCAGGCTCAAATGATTTAACGTGGAAAATAGATAAAGACATAACAACAAAGGAAGATATACAAAAACAAGACACCGCACCACAGGAACATGTCTATAAGAAATATCAcgatttgataaaattacGCTTGGAACTGGTTAAATTCTTAAACGAAGTAAACAAATTGACATATCAGAAGAATATCCATCATTTCACAAGATTAAATATAgattttattgaaacatCATCCATTGATGAAGAGAATAGTGACAGTACAAAATTTTCACTGAAAAGCTTTGAAAATGATCCAGAGGTGTATGAATTGATAACCGATTTTATCGAGATAATTAACCTTACAAACAAGGAATACATTGAATAG
- the TPHA0F02775 gene encoding uncharacterized protein (similar to Saccharomyces cerevisiae YOR186W and YLR297W; ancestral locus Anc_6.93): MLTENEHILNENPTIFSTISKTVSDTISYLSSIDNRASNVAVDSAQKSFDAEPLDNLIAVFIIWFIVFFVLLFFIGLVVVVLLNYRNSSNNVYNDDKLEYNEDAYYDDDDDDEYYYSDEEYSSKSHSKSNDDIEKQLSSAV; this comes from the coding sequence ATGCTTACTGAAAACgaacatattttaaatgaaaaccCAACTATTTTCTCAACTATTTCTAAAACTGTATCGGATACTATTTCTTATTTAAGTAGTATCGATAACAGAGCAAGTAACGTTGCTGTCGATTCCGCTCAAAAATCATTCGACGCAGAGCCTTTGGATAACTTGATCGCCGTCTTCATTATTTGGTTCATTGTCTTTTTCGTTCTATTGTTCTTCATCGGTTTGGTGGTTGTTGTCCTGTTAAACTACAGAAACTCCTCCAACAACGTCTACAATGACGATAAACTCGAGTACAATGAAGATGCTTACTACGAcgatgatgacgatgatgaaTACTACTATTCAGACGAAGAATATAGCTCGAAATCACATTCTAAGtcaaatgatgatattgaaaagcAATTATCATCAGCCGTTTGA
- the TPHA0F02780 gene encoding uncharacterized protein (similar to Saccharomyces cerevisiae MSB1 (YOR188W); ancestral locus Anc_6.97): MNSRDLPKLPASRDDESDKKNRGTITNNDDDDEFEFYHEFARENVKVIIHLITDELKTKGMDIEYLFIPFRKEQTNEKLLKFLNKLFPMAHGKKIGETKSIKKIVSNTDCFTLFQALKYIWCRLPNGEIIGWNSYLEFKAREKYLGYPQKAFLEIMPKCLTSSNHASIVYDFLDLIVTISSNSIVNKLSARKIAKMSAIWGFNNKHFPENIEQVNEDFKFPVYNDNSIQDGIKQWLPAANAMFHLLLSFLRSFLPSDDNTGKSNSNLPKNLKNLLLNNHYPPNIEKSTYSSSTILTIPVVTLNTNQFSRKAWELIERCNDILDFTNPDDFQVREDYALLKSLFRKKNNMEGISRKMSQESRRIMKAIQTKHSTFQAGWAKRTCLSDPANVLKEEIEITRIDIDDYFIWTWLSSISYEETAEKKRIFGRSLILEFEFDGFKKWVVFQECDINAISSKSTTAKKQEEEIENEESYTMDSDTSKDYDKFQEQNASKIPEVRNISNISATSNSSNGIYHTVISKDALNGGNHGKHNLHLIEQKISKWNPLNNLRKKSNGSSNDDSKKTNDNRKVSNEIISNNITTKTTPSGLAKQDVTVMETAKFNSKFKENNDYNQQPESYQNQDNYTSRKNNKPPPHHSDNKKTDRVISQYSLLNSSKYQLPELETDATGFKIDLPDIDDNDINLDDNYNYNQKPVDIGEKMYLGTDAQPSVSPVKDRNSNTIDELQDMVEDMINGDGDSNTNRNIDDLDVYNPAFAYSVQRQNETFESLTKFDKYKPSSKRDESEQSLQDNSLINTEIPNLEKQYDSQNGRGRPTNSQASIPGSASKESSGSPDREAYSQGSYQVSSRDSTSNTTSQSPIRKRSPVRNIAGQGYSQSPIRSAGYHGNLQPYAMQEQSQSPVNLQNNTSNISQNSNVISLNNQGNEMRAFDNNNYSSKSPSPGYPKQQQQGQYGIPGAIKLTSQNDRLSGDTRYINNGDPSSASPNMKPIIQNSQSPSNNQRNQHQNPLGNNNASSSFPQKQHYSQYHPQQQGPPQHYSGDNSQRGYPQQGLQQDLQKIPIPNGPPQGFPQHGSQHSPQQGHQQSFQQGLQKGLNPQATPHGYQQQGYSHRGPYQGPQKSPSPNAPQQGPQKNHIPNGLQQGYHQQGPAQGPPQGYPHGQQKSPNPQVMPQGYPQQGYPQQGYPQSGLQKSPTPQGPPHGYPQQSYPPQQGYSQQGFIPDNIPMSNGGRTKHMSMTPQAQNGEMPFNNFIPPAAGHPSKLHSANLNKTKGRKQLYNDIRSGNFGI, encoded by the coding sequence ATGAATTCTAGAGATTTGCCAAAACTGCCCGCATCAAGAGATGACGAATCAGATAAGAAGAATAGAGGAACTATTACCAACaatgatgacgatgatgaGTTTGAATTCTACCATGAATTTGCAAGAGAAAATGTGAAAGTAATAATACATTTGATTACAGATGAGTTGAAGACAAAAGGTATGGATATAGAGTATTTGTTTATACCCTTTAGGAAAGAGCAAACAAACGaaaaacttttgaaatttctcAATAAACTGTTTCCAATGGCTCATGGTAAAAAAATTGGAGAAActaaatcaataaaaaagataGTTTCTAATACTGATTGTTTCACATTATTCCAAGCATTGAAGTATATTTGGTGTAGATTACCAAATGGTGAAATTATTGGATGGAATTCTTATTTAGAATTCAAAGCTagagaaaaatatttaggATATCCACAGAAGGCATTTTTAGAAATAATGCCAAAATGTTTGACCTCATCTAACCATGCTTCAATCGTTTACGATTTTTTGGATTTGATTGTAACCATATCCTCTAACTCAATTGTGAATAAATTAAGTGCAAGAAAAATTGCAAAGATGTCTGCAATTTGGggtttcaataataaacatTTCCCAGAAAACATTGAACAAGTAAATGAAGATTTCAAGTTCCCAGTATACAATGATAATTCGATTCAAGATGGAATAAAGCAATGGTTACCAGCTGCAAATGCTATGTTTCATTTATTGTTGTCGTTTTTAAGAAGTTTTTTACCATCAGACGATAATACCGGGAAGTCAAATAGCAATCTGCcgaaaaatttaaagaatttactcttaaataatcattatccaccaaatattgaaaaatcaacatATTCCTCGAGTACTATACTGACTATACCTGTTGTAACATTAAATACAAATCAATTTTCTAGAAAAGCATGGGAGTTAATAGAAAGATGTAATGatatattagattttaCCAACCCAGATGATTTTCAAGTTCGTGAAGACTATGCCTTATTGAAGTCTTtatttagaaaaaaaaataacatgGAAGGAATAAGCAGAAAAATGTCTCAAGAATCTAGGAGAATTATGAAAGCAATTCAGACAAAACATTCTACATTTCAAGCAGGTTGGGCAAAAAGAACTTGCCTGTCTGACCCAGCAAATGTTCTGAAGgaagaaatagaaataacaagaattgatattgatgattattttatctGGACCTGGTTATCTTCCATATCATACGAAGAAACGGCTGAAAAAAAGCGAATATTTGGTAGATCCTTAATATTGGAGTTTGAATTCGACGGATTCAAGAAGTGGGTAGTTTTCCAAGAATGTGATATTAATGCAATTTCATCGAAAAGTACAACTGCGAagaaacaagaagaagaaattgaaaacgAGGAGTCGTATACTATGGATAGTGATACTTCTAAAGATTACGATAAGTTTCAGGAGCAAAATGCTTCAAAAATACCGGAAGTTAGAAATATTTCCAATATTTCAGCTACATCTAATTCGAGTAATGGGATTTATCATACCGTCATTTCAAAAGATGCATTAAATGGTGGTAACCATGGAAAACACAATCTACATTTGATTGAACAAAAAATTTCCAAATGGAATCCACTCAATAATTTACGGAAAAAAAGTAATGGGAGTTCGAACGATGATTCTAAAAAAACCAATGATAATCGTAAAGtttcaaatgaaataataagtaataatataactaCCAAAACTACTCCATCTGGATTAGCGAAGCAAGATGTGACGGTGATGGAAACTGCCAAATTTAAtagtaaatttaaagaaaataatgattataaCCAACAGCCTGAAAGTTACCAAAATCAAGATAACTATACTAGCaggaaaaataataaaccaCCTCCTCATCATTCAGATAATAAGAAGACTGATAGAGTAATAAGTCAGTATAGTCTTCTAAATTCATCTAAGTATCAATTACCTGAACTTGAGACCGACGCGACTGGgtttaaaattgatttgCCTGACATTGATGATAACGATATTAATCTCGATGATAATTATAACTATAATCAAAAACCTGTAGACATTGGTGAAAAAATGTATTTGGGAACAGATGCTCAACCTTCAGTCAGCCCCGTTAAAGATCGTAATTCGAATACCATAGATGAATTGCAGGATATGGTCGAGGACATGATTAATGGTGATGGTGATAGTAATACCAACAGAAATATAGATGATCTCGATGTTTATAATCCAGCTTTTGCATATAGTGTGCAAAGACAAAATGAGACTTTTGAATCTCTAACAAAGTTTGACAAATATAAACCATCTTCGAAGCGCGATGAAAGTGAACAATCATTACAAGACAATAGCTTAATAAATACAGAAATTCCTAATCTTGAAAAGCAATATGATAGTCAAAATGGTAGAGGTAGACCCACAAATTCTCAAGCTTCTATTCCTGGTTCAGCTTCTAAAGAAAGCTCGGGCTCGCCCGATAGAGAAGCTTATAGCCAAGGGAGTTATCAAGTATCTTCTAGAGATAGTACATCTAATACAACATCTCAATCACCGATTAGAAAACGATCTCCCGTTAGAAACATTGCAGGTCAAGGATATTCTCAGTCTCCTATAAGAAGCGCAGGTTATCACGGAAATTTGCAACCTTATGCTATGCAAGAGCAATCTCAATCACCAgttaatttacaaaataatacatCGAATATTTCTCAGAATTCAAACGTTATATCGTTAAATAATCAAGGAAATGAAATGAGAGCATttgacaataataattactCTAGTAAAAGTCCTTCACCTGGCTATCCAAAACAGCAGCAACAAGGCCAATATGGAATTCCAGGAGCAATTAAATTGACTTCACAAAATGATAGATTATCTGGTGATACTagatatatcaataatGGAGATCCTTCTTCAGCATCTCCAAACATGAAGCCAATAATCCAAAATTCTCAGTCTCCAAGCAATAATCAGCGCAATCAACACCAGAACCCTTTGGGGAATAATAATGCAAGTAGTAGCTTTCCACAGAAGCAGCACTATTCACAATATCATCCGCAGCAACAAGGCCCTCCTCAACATTATTCTGGAGATAACTCTCAACGAGGTTATCCTCAACAAGGTCTGCAACAAGATCTGCAGAAAATTCCCATTCCAAATGGTCCGCCTCAAGGCTTTCCTCAGCACGGTTCTCAACATAGTCCTCAACAAGGTCACCAGCAGAGTTTCCAACAAGGTCTACAAAAAGGTCTTAATCCACAGGCTACGCCCCATGGGTATCAGCAACAAGGATATTCTCATCGTGGTCCATACCAAGGTCCACAAAAGAGTCCTTCTCCAAATGCTCCACAACAAGGTCCacaaaaaaatcatattCCAAATGGTTTACAGCAAGGTTACCACCAACAAGGTCCTGCTCAAGGTCCTCCTCAAGGTTATCCTCACGGTCAACAGAAAAGCCCTAATCCACAGGTTATGCCTCAAGGTTATCCTCAACAAGGTTATCCTCAACAAGGTTATCCTCAGTCTGGCCTGCAAAAAAGCCCCACTCCGCAAGGTCCTCCCCATGGCTATCCTCAACAAAGCTACCCTCCACAGCAAGGCTATTCTCAACAGGGGTTTATACCGGACAACATTCCAATGTCTAATGGTGGTAGAACTAAGCATATGAGTATGACCCCACAAGCGCAGAATGGAGAAATGCCctttaacaatttcataCCGCCAGCTGCAGGTCATCCTAGTAAGTTACATAGTGCTAATTTGAACAAAACTAAAGGTAGAAAACAATTGTATAATGACATTAGAAGTGGTAACTTTGGTATCTAA